A part of Solicola gregarius genomic DNA contains:
- the secE gene encoding preprotein translocase subunit SecE: MSETRASTPSGKSGGRTSPATFYRQVVAELRKVVWPTQNQVVTYFFVVLVFVLVMMAIVAGLDFAFGKAMFAVFA, from the coding sequence GTGAGCGAGACACGCGCCTCGACCCCGAGTGGGAAGAGCGGCGGGCGTACGTCGCCGGCCACGTTCTATCGGCAGGTCGTCGCCGAGCTGCGCAAGGTCGTCTGGCCGACGCAGAACCAGGTCGTGACGTACTTCTTCGTCGTGCTCGTCTTCGTACTCGTGATGATGGCGATCGTCGCCGGGCTGGACTTCGCGTTCGGCAAGGCGATGTTCGCAGTGTTCGCCTGA
- the rplK gene encoding 50S ribosomal protein L11 gives MPPKKKIAALVKVQLQAGSATPAPPVGTALGPHGVNIMEFCKAYNAQTESMRGNVVPVEITIYEDRSFDFITKTPPAAELIKKAAGLAKGSSVPHKDKVGKITRDQVREIASTKLPDLNANDVDGAMKIVEGTARSMGVTVDG, from the coding sequence ATGCCCCCCAAGAAGAAGATCGCCGCACTGGTCAAGGTGCAGCTCCAGGCCGGCTCCGCCACCCCGGCGCCGCCGGTCGGCACCGCGCTCGGCCCGCACGGCGTCAACATCATGGAGTTCTGCAAGGCGTACAACGCCCAGACCGAATCCATGCGCGGCAACGTCGTCCCCGTCGAGATCACGATCTACGAGGACCGCTCGTTCGACTTCATCACCAAGACGCCGCCGGCGGCGGAGTTGATCAAGAAGGCGGCCGGACTCGCCAAGGGCTCGTCGGTCCCGCACAAGGACAAGGTCGGCAAGATCACCCGCGACCAGGTCCGCGAGATCGCGAGCACCAAGCTCCCCGACCTCAACGCCAACGACGTCGACGGCGCGATGAAGATCGTCGAGGGCACCGCCCGCTCGATGGGCGTCACCGTCGACGGCTGA
- the nusG gene encoding transcription termination/antitermination protein NusG: MGLDAALEATETAGEPGEQAYDPAVEAEASDADVADPEADALVEDAAGEPEAAGEAGADEAEAADEAAPAAAPDPLDEFRQELRSKPGDWFVVHTYSGMENRVKANLENRVTSLNMEDFIFEVIVPTEEVAEIKNGQRKMVKRTVLPGYVLVRMDLNDESWGAVRHTPSVTGFVGHSHQPVPLSLAEVENMLAPTIEPEAEPEAAAGAGSEQQAKTPKVEFTDFVVGDSVMVVDGPFATLHATITEINVDAARVKALVEIFGRETPVELSFSQIQRV; the protein is encoded by the coding sequence ATCGGGCTGGACGCTGCCCTCGAGGCGACCGAGACCGCCGGTGAGCCCGGCGAGCAGGCGTACGACCCCGCGGTCGAGGCCGAGGCGTCCGACGCCGACGTTGCCGATCCCGAGGCCGATGCTCTCGTCGAGGACGCGGCAGGCGAGCCCGAGGCAGCAGGCGAGGCCGGTGCCGATGAGGCGGAGGCGGCCGACGAGGCCGCGCCCGCGGCAGCGCCCGACCCGCTCGACGAGTTCCGCCAGGAGCTACGCAGCAAGCCGGGCGACTGGTTCGTCGTGCACACGTACTCCGGCATGGAGAACCGCGTCAAGGCGAACCTCGAGAACCGCGTGACCTCCCTGAACATGGAGGACTTCATCTTCGAGGTCATCGTGCCGACCGAAGAGGTCGCCGAGATCAAGAACGGCCAGCGCAAGATGGTCAAGCGCACCGTTCTCCCCGGCTACGTCCTCGTGCGCATGGACCTCAACGACGAGTCGTGGGGCGCCGTACGCCACACGCCGTCGGTCACCGGCTTCGTGGGGCACTCCCACCAGCCGGTGCCGCTGAGCCTGGCCGAGGTCGAGAACATGCTCGCCCCGACCATCGAGCCGGAGGCCGAGCCCGAGGCCGCGGCCGGAGCCGGCTCCGAGCAGCAGGCGAAGACCCCGAAGGTCGAGTTCACCGACTTCGTGGTCGGCGACTCCGTCATGGTGGTCGACGGCCCGTTCGCGACGCTGCACGCAACGATCACCGAGATCAACGTCGACGCCGCCCGGGTCAAGGCCCTGGTGGAGATCTTCGGCCGGGAGACGCCGGTCGAGCTCAGCTTCTCCCAGATCCAACGGGTCTGA
- the rplA gene encoding 50S ribosomal protein L1, producing MAQRSKSYNAIAKKIDSDALYSPVDAVKLAKESGSINKFDATIDVSMRLGVDPRKADQMVRGTVNLPNGTGKTSRVLVFATGANAEAAREAGADFVGDDDMVEKVSGGWLDFDAVVATPDMMGKVGRLGRVLGPRGLMPNPKTGTVTTDVSKAVGDIKGGKIEFRVDRHANLHFIIGKASFSEQQLAENYAAALDEVLRLKPASSKGRYLRKVTLSTTMGPGIPVDPNRTRSVADED from the coding sequence GTGGCACAGCGCAGCAAGTCGTACAACGCGATCGCCAAGAAGATCGACAGCGACGCCCTCTACAGCCCCGTCGACGCGGTGAAGCTCGCCAAGGAGTCGGGCAGCATCAACAAGTTCGACGCGACCATCGACGTCTCGATGCGTCTCGGTGTCGACCCGCGCAAGGCCGACCAGATGGTGCGCGGCACCGTCAACCTCCCCAACGGCACCGGCAAGACCTCGAGGGTCCTGGTCTTCGCCACCGGCGCCAATGCGGAAGCCGCCCGTGAGGCCGGCGCCGACTTCGTCGGCGACGACGACATGGTCGAGAAGGTCAGCGGCGGTTGGCTCGACTTCGACGCGGTCGTCGCGACGCCCGACATGATGGGCAAGGTCGGCCGTCTCGGTCGCGTCCTCGGTCCGCGCGGCCTGATGCCGAACCCGAAGACGGGCACCGTCACGACCGACGTGAGCAAGGCCGTCGGCGACATCAAGGGCGGCAAGATCGAGTTCCGCGTCGATCGGCACGCCAACCTGCACTTCATCATCGGCAAGGCGTCGTTCTCCGAGCAGCAGCTCGCCGAGAACTACGCCGCCGCGCTCGACGAGGTGCTGCGACTCAAGCCGGCCAGCTCGAAGGGCCGCTACCTGCGCAAGGTGACGCTCTCGACCACGATGGGCCCGGGCATCCCGGTCGACCCGAACCGCACGCGCTCGGTCGCCGACGAGGACTGA